A single Methylomonas sp. AM2-LC DNA region contains:
- the glk gene encoding glucokinase, giving the protein MILAGDIGGTKTVLALINHHPDTGVECVHEQTFASGDFHDFDDLLSQFLAHKPTISAACFGVAGPVINQRCQTTNLPWILDAEQLKITLGTQRVKLLNDLEAMALGMLHLQEHEFIELNPDAQTQTGNIAVIAAGTGLGEALLYWDGQRYQPLATEGGHCSFAPQNQQQDKLLSFLRDKFPEHVSCERILSGIGFSHLYDFLVASQFGKPCPIVPSIGDPDRSAVISRLGIAGEDEVCSEVVRLFVELYGAEAGNLALKSFATGGVFIGGGIGPKIRSAMEAGGFIQGFIAKGRFQKVLDKVSVKLALNSRTPLMGAMYYFVD; this is encoded by the coding sequence ATGATTTTAGCAGGCGACATCGGTGGAACGAAAACAGTTCTGGCCTTAATCAATCATCACCCAGACACCGGTGTGGAATGTGTGCATGAACAAACTTTTGCCAGTGGCGATTTTCACGATTTTGACGATTTACTAAGCCAATTTTTAGCGCATAAACCCACTATTAGTGCAGCTTGCTTTGGCGTTGCCGGGCCAGTTATTAACCAACGTTGCCAAACTACCAATCTACCTTGGATACTGGATGCAGAGCAACTTAAAATTACGCTGGGTACACAACGGGTAAAACTGCTTAACGATCTGGAGGCCATGGCCTTAGGCATGTTACATTTGCAGGAGCACGAATTTATCGAGCTTAATCCAGATGCGCAAACCCAAACCGGCAATATAGCTGTTATTGCTGCTGGCACCGGTTTGGGCGAAGCCCTTTTGTATTGGGATGGTCAGCGCTATCAACCTCTTGCTACCGAAGGTGGGCATTGTTCATTTGCACCACAAAATCAACAACAAGATAAACTGTTAAGCTTTTTACGCGATAAGTTTCCAGAGCATGTTAGTTGCGAAAGAATATTGTCAGGTATTGGTTTCAGTCATCTGTATGACTTTTTAGTGGCCAGTCAGTTTGGCAAGCCTTGTCCGATTGTACCCAGTATTGGTGATCCTGATCGCAGTGCAGTTATATCCCGCCTTGGAATTGCGGGTGAAGATGAAGTTTGTAGCGAAGTAGTCAGGTTGTTTGTGGAACTTTACGGCGCAGAAGCCGGAAATCTGGCGCTGAAGTCGTTCGCTACTGGTGGAGTGTTTATCGGTGGTGGTATAGGTCCTAAAATTAGGAGTGCTATGGAAGCCGGTGGTTTTATACAAGGCTTTATCGCCAAAGGCCGTTTTCAGAAAGTGTTGGATAAAGTCTCGGTAAAACTGGCTTTAAATTCCAGAACACCTTTAATGGGGGCTATGTATTATTTTGTGGATTAA
- a CDS encoding DUF6868 family protein, translating to MTPVTPSHTTGHAIEPREGVTQFFTTQQHQADELMTLELLKTLLLYCLVFNLAFVSSWFLIFTYAHDWMFNLHRKCFQVTLPQFDALNYAGMMLYKIATYFLNVAQMIALWLTT from the coding sequence GTGACGCCCGTCACCCCGAGCCACACCACCGGGCATGCGATTGAACCCCGTGAAGGTGTTACCCAATTTTTTACCACTCAACAACATCAAGCAGATGAACTTATGACATTGGAATTACTTAAAACCTTGTTGCTCTATTGCCTAGTATTTAATCTAGCATTTGTCAGCAGTTGGTTTTTGATTTTTACCTATGCGCATGACTGGATGTTCAATCTACACCGCAAATGCTTTCAAGTTACACTGCCACAATTTGATGCACTCAATTATGCAGGGATGATGCTTTACAAGATAGCTACATATTTTTTAAATGTAGCTCAAATGATAGCACTTTGGTTGACCACTTAG